From the Polaribacter huanghezhanensis genome, the window TCACTAAAATTGTTTGAGAGACTTGCGTCATATTGCATATCTCCAACACGTAAAATAAATCCTCCAATAATTTTTGGATCTACTCTGTTTTCTATACTTGTTTTATTCCCAGTAAGTTCAATTACTTTCTTTAAAATTTGTGCTTCTAAATCGGTTGTTAAAGGAACAGCAGTTGTAACAATAGCTGTATCTTTCAATTTTAAGAAGTTATAAATAATGGTATATTGTTGTGCTATTTGCCCTAACATTACCATCCGTTTATTATCATCTAGTAAATGAAATAACCCTAAAGAAAGAGCATTTATTTTTCCAGTAAAAAGAGCTTCTAAAACGTTCCTTTTATTTGATGATTTGATAATAGGACTTTTTAACATTGTTTGTAAATCATCGCTATGATCAATGGTTTCGTAAATAAGTAACATGTCATTATTTACTTCACCTTCTAGGTTTGACTCCTTTGCTAAGTTTAAAATAGCTCTTGCGTAACGTAATGCTGCTCTTGCTCCTTTCATACTATTATTAGGTTAAGGTAACGTCTTTAAGCATTCCTTCTACCAATTTAATTTGATCCTCTTGAGAAGCTAATTCTTTTTTAAGTATAACTTCTGCAATAACCATTGATAAATCTCCTACTTCTTTTTTCAAATGTGCTAAAGCTGCTTGTTTTTCTTGTTCTATAGCAACTACCGCACTATCAATCATCTTAGCTGCTTGTTCTTTTGCATTTTCTTTCGCTTCTGAAATCATTTTTTCTCTAATTTCACGAGCTTCTTTTAACATTGCATCTCTTTCTGCTCTTGCTTCTTTAACAAGAACTTCATTATCTGCAGTTAAGTTTTGCATTTCTTTTTTTGCGTTTTCTGCAGACTCTAAGGCTTTTTTAATTCCTTCTTCTCTATCATTAACAGCATTTAAAATAGGTTTCCATGCAAACTTTTTTAACAAAAGAACCAATGCAACAAACAGTATTGTTTGCCAGAAGAATAACCCTAAAGAAAATTCACTTAATAACTTATCCATAATATATCTTAATTAAAAATTTTGTTTAATTATTAAAAGCAGCTACAACCAACCGTTGTAGCTGCTTTATTTAGTTTTAGCTTACTGCGAATAACGCAGCAAATCCAATACCTTCAATTAAAGCTGCAGCAATAAGCATTGCAGTCTGAATTTTACCTGTCGCTTCTGGTTGACGAGCAATAGCTTCCATTGCTTTTCCACCAATTTGACCGATACCAATACCAGCTCCAATAACTACTAATCCTGCACCTACGATGTTTGGAATTACCATAATATATTTATTTTAAAATTAAACATTCAAACTAAAAATTAACTTCTACTAATGCTCATCATGTTCTTCTACCGCTGAGCCAAAATACAAGGCCGATAACATTGTAAAAATATAGGCTTGTAAAGCTGCTACTAACAACTCTAAAATCCCTAATACAAATGCTAACATAAACGAAAGTGAACTTCCTAGCCAATTATTAAAAATAAACATCATTCCAATGATACTCATTAATACAATATGTCCTGCAGTTATATTTGCATACAAACGTATCATTAATGAAAAAGGTTTAATGATTGTTCCTAATAACTCAATAGGAGCTAATATTATTTTCATTGGAATTGGCACTCCTGGCATCCAGAAAATGTGCTTCCAATAATCTTTTTTGGCTGTAAAAGTTGTAATAATGTATGTAAATATCGCCAAACAAAAAGTTACAGCTATGTTATTTGTGATATTAACTCCAATTGGAGTTAGTCCAAATAAATTTACAATCCACACAAAGAAAAAGATGGTTAAAAGATAGCTCATGTATCTCTTATAATTCTTTTCTCCAATATTTGGTTTCGCAATATCATCACGAATATACAAAACAATAGGCTCTAATAATCTTCCCATTCCTGTTGGCATTCCGTTATTTTTTTGATATGATTTTGCCATTCTTTTAAACATGAAAAACATGATTAAAAACACCACAAAAATCATGACCACATTTTTAGTGATCGAAAAATCTAAGGGTTTTGTATTTGTTGGATGATGTTCTGCATCATAAGTGATGGTTCCTTCAGCATCCGTTTTATAAATTTTATTGTGCTCAATTTTGTAGTAATTTCCATCAACTTCAGCTAAAGTTTCTCCGTGATGAAATTTAGAAGATAAAAAGACTTTTAATCCATTGTCCCATAAAATAATAGGTAAAGGAGCTCCAATATGGACTTTTTCATTATGATCATTGGTGTAAGAATACAATCCAAAATCATATGAGTCTAAAATGTGGTGATTAATATATTCTTTAATCGTAGTTTTTAAATCCTTTTCTTGTTTAGGTGCATTTATTACGTCTGTGCTTTCATTGTGTTGAGCCACAGAAACAAACGAAACTAAAAAAAG encodes:
- the atpE gene encoding ATP synthase F0 subunit C; the encoded protein is MVIPNIVGAGLVVIGAGIGIGQIGGKAMEAIARQPEATGKIQTAMLIAAALIEGIGFAALFAVS
- the atpB gene encoding F0F1 ATP synthase subunit A, with amino-acid sequence MRRKFSIKKIAFLLFLVSFVSVAQHNESTDVINAPKQEKDLKTTIKEYINHHILDSYDFGLYSYTNDHNEKVHIGAPLPIILWDNGLKVFLSSKFHHGETLAEVDGNYYKIEHNKIYKTDAEGTITYDAEHHPTNTKPLDFSITKNVVMIFVVFLIMFFMFKRMAKSYQKNNGMPTGMGRLLEPIVLYIRDDIAKPNIGEKNYKRYMSYLLTIFFFVWIVNLFGLTPIGVNITNNIAVTFCLAIFTYIITTFTAKKDYWKHIFWMPGVPIPMKIILAPIELLGTIIKPFSLMIRLYANITAGHIVLMSIIGMMFIFNNWLGSSLSFMLAFVLGILELLVAALQAYIFTMLSALYFGSAVEEHDEH
- the atpH gene encoding ATP synthase F1 subunit delta, which gives rise to MKGARAALRYARAILNLAKESNLEGEVNNDMLLIYETIDHSDDLQTMLKSPIIKSSNKRNVLEALFTGKINALSLGLFHLLDDNKRMVMLGQIAQQYTIIYNFLKLKDTAIVTTAVPLTTDLEAQILKKVIELTGNKTSIENRVDPKIIGGFILRVGDMQYDASLSNNFSELRKEFDNSHYIPKI
- a CDS encoding F0F1 ATP synthase subunit B produces the protein MDKLLSEFSLGLFFWQTILFVALVLLLKKFAWKPILNAVNDREEGIKKALESAENAKKEMQNLTADNEVLVKEARAERDAMLKEAREIREKMISEAKENAKEQAAKMIDSAVVAIEQEKQAALAHLKKEVGDLSMVIAEVILKKELASQEDQIKLVEGMLKDVTLT